A genomic window from Silene latifolia isolate original U9 population chromosome 11, ASM4854445v1, whole genome shotgun sequence includes:
- the LOC141612115 gene encoding uncharacterized protein LOC141612115, with protein MADESRYDTHKRKYEEDTLPPPPPRRRATGFSDGPPSAAPPPQYGSVPPPIDDFAAIKQNFQQLASRALNNSNLTANNNSNNNNFDAKRSKFDDSPPPYSSNYNSYSDQKHASSGNQYGSTPSIPASHGYSGSGNKKIEIPNGRVGVIIGKSGETIKYLQNQSGARIQITRDAEHDPSSLNRVVELMGSHDQIAKAEQLIHDVIAEADNGGPGSVSRKMPPAPGSEQFVMKVPSNKVGLVIGKGGETIKNIQSQSGAKVQVIPLHPPPGDMSMERTVQIDGTSEQIEIAKQMVYDAMEKRNRDPAMSGGYSQQGYQARPPTNWAPQPPQTQQAGGYGYMQQPGAYPGAPSQYNQQAYSGYPPQPTSGGYPQNWDPSGAPQTQQAPQGSGYDYYGQQQPTQQQQPPSGAQTDNSGYNYSQPPSGAYSQQGYSQEGYPGGYQAATGQSGYDQQQGYGSTTTQSQDVNPSSYSAQGETAQGQTPASQPQQGYAGQPAYGMPPVSQPAYGAPSPAQGGYGSGYGQPQGQRTPPPNPPAAYGQPGYPPSQTPAQSGYGQPDGGAPRPAYGGSTTQPGTYPTPYGAPPSYGQPPAYYGAGGYSQPPAYPTDGVGSATTATPSPASQPAAQSTGPGPAKRSP; from the exons ATGGCCGACGAATCTCGATACGACACACACAAGCGCAAATACGAGGAAGATACTCTCCCTCCTCCACCACCTCGCCGTCGCGCCACCGGCTTCTCCGATGGCCCTCCCTCCGCTGCACCACCACCTCAGTACGGCAGCGTTCCCCCTCCTATCGATGATTTCGCCGCCATTAAACAGAACTTTCAGCAGCTCGCTTCTCGTGCTCTTAATAACAGTAATCTTACcgctaataataatagtaataataacaattttGATGCTAAACGCTCCAAGTTTGATGATAGTCCTCCTCCTTATTCTTCCAATTACAACTCTTATTCAG ATCAAAAGCATGCGTCCTCAGGCAATCAATATGGAAGCACTCCATCGATTCCAGCCTCACAtgggtattcgggatctggtaaCAAGAAGATTGAAATACCCAATGGCCGTGTCGGAGTTATCATCGGTAAATCTGGGGAGACCATCAAATACCTTCAAAATCAGTCTGGAGCAAGGATCCAAATCACTAGAGACGCAGAGCATGATCCTAGTTCGCTCAATAGGGTAGTTGAATTAATGGGTTCGCACGATCAGATTGCTAAAGCTGAGCAGCTAATACATGATGTTATTGCTGAG GCCGATAATGGAGGCCCAGGGTCTGTTTCAAGGAAGATGCCTCCCGCACCGGGGTCTGAGCAGTTTGTTATGAAGGTTCCTAGCAATAAG GTTGGTTTGGTTATTGGGAAAGGAGGTGAGACCATAAAAAATATACAGTCTCAGTCAGGAGCAAAAGTGCAG GTGATACCTTTGCATCCCCCTCCTGGTGACATGTCCATGGAAAGGACTGTGCAGATTGATGGTACAAGTGAGCAAATTGAGATAGCAAAGCAAATGGTCTATGATGCTATGGAG AAGCGAAACAGAGATCCAGCTATGTCTGGAGGATATTCTCAGCAAGGTTACCAAGCACGACCACCAACGAATTGGGCCCCACAACCTCCACAAACCCAGCAAGCTGGTGGCTATGGCTACATGCAACAACCTGGAGCTTATCCTGGTGCTCCATCTCAGTACAATCAGCAGGCTTATTCAGGTTATCCTCCCCAACCCACTTCTGGCGGGTATCCCCAAAACTGGGACCCTTCAGGTGCTCCACAAACTCAGCAGGCTCCACAGGGGAGTGGGTATGATTATTATGGGCAACAACAGCCAACTCAGCAGCAACAACCCCCTAGTGGGGCCCAAACTGATAATTCTGGTTACAACTATAGTCAACCGCCATCTGGAGCATACAGTCAACAAGGATATTCCCAAGAGGGATATCCGGGTGGGTACCAGGCTGCAACTGGTCAATCTGGATATGATCAACAGCAAGGTTATGGTTCTACAACCACTCAATCCCAAGATGTCAACCCATCTTCTTATAGTGCCCAAGGTGAGACGGCCCAGGGTCAAACACCTGCTTCCCAGCCTCAACAAGGATACGCTGGTCAGCCTGCTTATGGAATGCCTCCGGTATCTCAACCCGCCTATGGGGCTCCATCTCCAGCTCAAGGGGGGTATGGATCTGGGTATGGGCAGCCTCAAGGCCAGAGAACTCCACCACCCAATCCCCCAGCAGCTTATGGTCAGCCTGGATACCCCCCATCACAAACACCTGCCCAATCGGGTTATGGTCAGCCTGATGGTGGGGCCCCTCGGCCAGCTTATGGCGGTTCAACAACTCAGCCAGGTACTTATCCGACACCTTATGGTGCACCACCAAGTTATGGGCAGCCACCTGCGTACTATGGTGCTGGTGGTTATTCCCAGCCTCCGGCATATCCAACTGATGGTGTTGGTTCTGCGACTACGGCTACACCTTCACCTGCTTCCCAGCCTGCTGCTCAGTCAACTGGACCTGGACCTGCCAAGCGGTCGCCTTAA
- the LOC141612116 gene encoding uncharacterized protein LOC141612116 — MASMLRQLQSKACQATQFLSKHGEVYYKQMMEQNKQYVQEPPTVETCSRLSQQLFYTRLASLPSRREALLKEVEQLKQVWKNRKETKVEEVGVAALFGLECFAWFCAGEIVGRGFTITGYKV; from the exons ATGGCATCAATGCTGCGTCAGTTACAATCAAAGGCTTGTCAGGCTACACAGTTCCTGTCTAAACATGGGGAGGTCTATTATAAGCAAATGATGGAGCAAAACAAGCAATATGTCCAGGAGCCACCTACCGTTGAGACATGCAGTCGTTTGTCACAGCAACTGTTCTACACGCGCCTTGCCAG TTTACCCAGTCGCCGGGAGGCATTGCTGAAAGAAGTGGAGCAACTGAAGCAGGTGTGGAAGAACAGAAAAGAGACGAAGGTCGAAGAAGTAGGAGTGGCCGCTTTGTTTGGATTGGAGTGCTTTGCATGGTTTTGTGCTGGTGAAATTGTAGGAAGAGGGTTTACAATCACTGGTTACAAGGTCTAA